Proteins from one Listeria innocua genomic window:
- the rseP gene encoding RIP metalloprotease RseP, translated as MTTIIAFIFVFGLIVFFHELGHFLFAKRAGIMVKDFSIGFGPKIFAYRKKETQYTIRLLPIGGYVRMAGEDGEEIELKPGYRVGLELTPEETVSKIIVNGKDQYVNAQPIEVSLCDLEKELFIEGYEDYDDTKKVRYQVERNALVIDGKIETMITPYDRSFNAKSLGNRAMTIFAGPLFNFILAILIFTALAFVQGGVPSTDNTLGNIMPDGAAAQAGLEKGDEVLSINGKETKSWTDIVQSVSENPGKTLDFKIDRDGKTQDIDVKPATQKENGKEVGKIGVETPMDTSFTAKITNGFTQTWNWIVQIFTILGNMFTGGFSLDMLNGPVGIYTSTQQVVQYGFMTVLNWTAVLSINLGIVNLLPLPALDGGRLMFFLYELVRGKPIDPKKEGIIHFAGFALLMVLMILVTWNDIQRAFF; from the coding sequence TTGACAACTATTATTGCTTTTATTTTCGTTTTCGGACTGATTGTATTTTTCCATGAGCTGGGTCACTTCTTGTTTGCAAAACGAGCTGGCATTATGGTCAAAGATTTTTCGATTGGCTTCGGACCGAAAATTTTTGCTTATCGGAAAAAAGAAACGCAGTATACCATTCGTTTACTACCAATTGGTGGCTATGTTCGAATGGCCGGGGAAGACGGGGAAGAAATTGAGCTAAAACCTGGTTACCGAGTAGGGCTTGAATTAACTCCAGAAGAAACTGTTAGCAAAATTATCGTTAACGGTAAGGATCAATATGTCAACGCCCAACCGATTGAAGTTTCTCTATGTGATTTAGAGAAAGAACTATTTATCGAAGGCTATGAAGACTATGACGACACGAAGAAAGTCCGGTACCAAGTAGAACGTAATGCACTTGTTATTGATGGTAAAATCGAAACGATGATTACGCCATATGACCGTTCTTTTAATGCAAAATCTTTAGGAAACCGGGCGATGACTATTTTTGCGGGCCCGCTGTTCAACTTTATTTTAGCAATTTTAATTTTTACCGCACTTGCTTTTGTTCAAGGTGGGGTCCCGAGTACCGATAATACACTTGGTAACATAATGCCGGATGGGGCAGCTGCACAAGCCGGTCTAGAAAAAGGAGACGAGGTTCTTTCTATTAATGGTAAAGAAACAAAGTCTTGGACAGATATTGTTCAAAGTGTTTCTGAAAACCCGGGAAAAACACTTGATTTCAAAATAGATCGCGATGGAAAAACACAAGATATTGATGTGAAACCGGCGACGCAAAAAGAAAATGGTAAAGAAGTTGGGAAAATTGGAGTAGAAACACCGATGGACACTTCATTTACTGCTAAAATAACCAATGGCTTCACGCAAACATGGAACTGGATTGTTCAAATATTTACGATTCTGGGTAACATGTTTACTGGTGGATTTTCACTGGATATGCTAAATGGGCCAGTTGGTATTTATACAAGTACGCAACAAGTAGTTCAATACGGATTTATGACCGTGTTAAACTGGACTGCTGTTTTAAGTATTAACTTAGGAATTGTTAACTTATTACCGTTACCAGCACTTGATGGTGGACGCTTGATGTTCTTCTTATACGAACTCGTTCGCGGGAAACCAATCGATCCTAAAAAAGAAGGTATTATCCATTTTGCTGGATTTGCACTTTTGATGGTTCTGATGATACTTGTGACATGGAACGATATACAACGAGCATTTTTCTAA
- a CDS encoding proline--tRNA ligase, translating to MRQTMTFIPTLKEVPADAEVKSHQLLLRAGFIRQVASGIYSYLPLATLTLRKIEAIVREELEAIGAAEMLMPALQPAELWHESGRWADYGPELMRLKDRAARDFVLGPTHEELITSLLRDEIKSYKRLPITLYQIQTKFRDEKRPRFGLLRGREFIMKDAYSFHATSESLDETFELMHQAYSNIFSRCGLEFRSVIADSGSIGGNESKEFMALSDIGEDTIAYSDASDYAANTEMAPVLYMEKKSHELEKELEKVATENQKTIADIVEFLEVPIEKTMKSMLYQVDEEVIMVLVRGDHEVNDIKIKNALDATNVELVDPNVAFELLGANFGSLGPIGVPEKIRVFADNAVKDIVNAVAGANEDGYHYVNVNPNRDFEVTSYFDLRMIQAGDLSPDGQGVIKFAEGIEVGHIFKLGTKYSEAMNATILDENGRAQPIIMGCYGIGLSRILSAIAEQSNDENGLVWDKQISPFDLHLIPVNMKSEEQVAFAESLYDSLQKAGFSVLIDDRTERAGVKFADADLIGLPIRITVGKKAAEGIVEVKIRKTGEMIEVRQDELLNTLPILFGDK from the coding sequence ATGCGTCAAACGATGACATTTATACCAACATTAAAAGAAGTTCCAGCTGATGCGGAAGTAAAGAGTCACCAATTACTTCTTCGCGCTGGTTTTATTAGACAAGTAGCGAGTGGGATTTACAGTTATTTACCACTTGCGACATTAACATTAAGAAAAATTGAAGCAATTGTCCGCGAAGAATTAGAAGCAATTGGTGCTGCAGAAATGCTTATGCCTGCGCTTCAACCTGCGGAACTATGGCATGAATCTGGTCGTTGGGCTGATTATGGTCCAGAACTAATGCGTTTAAAAGATCGTGCCGCTCGTGATTTTGTGCTCGGACCAACCCATGAAGAATTGATTACGTCCCTTTTACGTGATGAAATTAAATCTTATAAACGTTTACCAATTACGTTATATCAAATCCAAACAAAATTCCGTGATGAAAAACGTCCGCGCTTCGGTCTGTTACGTGGACGGGAATTTATTATGAAAGATGCGTATTCATTCCATGCGACAAGTGAAAGCTTAGATGAAACATTTGAGCTAATGCACCAAGCTTATTCTAATATCTTTAGTCGTTGCGGCCTTGAATTCCGTTCTGTTATTGCAGATTCTGGTTCAATTGGCGGAAATGAATCCAAAGAATTTATGGCATTATCTGATATTGGCGAAGATACCATTGCTTATAGCGATGCTTCTGACTATGCAGCAAACACAGAGATGGCTCCTGTTTTATATATGGAGAAAAAATCGCATGAACTTGAGAAAGAACTTGAAAAAGTAGCAACAGAAAATCAAAAAACTATTGCTGATATTGTTGAATTTTTAGAAGTTCCTATTGAGAAAACAATGAAATCAATGCTTTATCAAGTAGATGAAGAAGTGATTATGGTCTTAGTTCGTGGTGACCATGAAGTAAATGATATTAAAATTAAAAATGCTTTAGATGCAACAAATGTCGAATTAGTAGACCCAAATGTGGCATTTGAATTACTCGGTGCTAATTTTGGTTCCCTAGGGCCAATCGGTGTTCCTGAAAAAATTCGTGTCTTTGCTGATAATGCAGTAAAAGATATTGTTAATGCTGTAGCTGGAGCAAATGAAGATGGTTATCATTATGTTAATGTTAATCCAAATCGTGATTTTGAAGTTACAAGTTATTTTGACTTGCGTATGATTCAAGCAGGCGATTTGTCTCCTGATGGTCAGGGCGTTATCAAGTTTGCAGAGGGTATTGAAGTTGGTCATATTTTCAAACTTGGTACTAAATATAGTGAAGCAATGAATGCGACTATTTTAGATGAAAACGGTCGTGCACAACCAATTATTATGGGTTGCTATGGTATTGGTTTGTCTCGAATTTTATCTGCTATTGCTGAACAATCCAATGATGAAAATGGTCTTGTATGGGATAAGCAAATTAGCCCATTTGATTTACATTTAATTCCTGTTAATATGAAGAGTGAAGAGCAAGTTGCATTTGCAGAATCACTTTACGACTCGTTACAAAAAGCAGGATTTAGCGTACTAATAGACGACCGGACTGAACGTGCTGGCGTTAAGTTTGCGGATGCTGACTTAATCGGTCTACCAATTCGTATTACGGTTGGTAAAAAAGCCGCAGAAGGTATCGTTGAAGTGAAAATTAGAAAAACAGGCGAAATGATTGAAGTTCGTCAAGATGAGCTACTAAATACGCTACCAATTCTTTTTGGAGATAAATAA
- a CDS encoding 1-deoxy-D-xylulose-5-phosphate reductoisomerase: MKKIILLGATGSIGTQTLTIIRENPEKFQLVAFSFGRNIERGRAIIQEFKPKMVAVWHTRDRVTLESEFPDVKFFNGLDGLREVATYLDGDVLLNAVMGSVGLLPTLDAIEAGKAIAIANKETLVTAGHLVMQAAKEKNISLLPVDSEHSAILQALNGENRERIEKIILTASGGSFRDKTREQLSEVTVKEALKHPNWNMGNKLTIDSATMFNKGLEVMEAHWLFGVDYDDIEVVIQRESIVHSMVQFVDGSFIAQLGTPDMRMPIQYALTYPDRLSIPYEKEFRITDFSALHFEEVNYERFPALKLAYNAGKIGGTMPTVLNAANEIAVAGFLNGQVAFYNIEALVENAMNRHTSISNPNLDTILQVDQETRAYVKTLL, translated from the coding sequence ATGAAAAAAATTATTTTACTGGGCGCAACTGGTTCTATTGGAACGCAAACACTTACAATTATTCGAGAAAATCCGGAAAAATTTCAACTTGTTGCTTTTAGTTTTGGACGTAATATTGAGCGCGGCCGGGCAATTATTCAAGAATTTAAACCTAAAATGGTAGCTGTTTGGCATACGAGAGACCGTGTGACACTGGAATCTGAATTTCCTGATGTGAAGTTTTTTAATGGTTTAGATGGACTTAGAGAAGTAGCAACATACCTAGATGGGGACGTTCTTTTAAATGCTGTTATGGGGAGTGTTGGGTTATTACCGACTCTAGATGCTATTGAAGCTGGTAAGGCAATCGCTATAGCAAACAAAGAGACACTTGTTACAGCAGGACATTTAGTTATGCAAGCTGCAAAAGAAAAGAACATTTCACTACTACCTGTTGATAGTGAACATTCTGCTATTTTACAAGCATTAAACGGTGAAAATCGGGAAAGAATTGAGAAAATCATTCTAACTGCGAGTGGTGGTAGTTTCCGAGATAAAACGCGGGAACAACTTAGCGAAGTTACAGTAAAAGAAGCTTTAAAACATCCTAATTGGAACATGGGTAATAAATTAACCATTGATTCAGCTACGATGTTTAATAAAGGCTTAGAAGTAATGGAAGCGCACTGGCTGTTTGGTGTGGATTATGACGATATTGAAGTAGTCATTCAGCGTGAAAGTATTGTTCATTCTATGGTTCAATTCGTGGACGGAAGCTTTATTGCGCAACTAGGCACACCGGATATGCGGATGCCTATTCAATATGCGTTAACTTATCCCGATAGACTTTCTATTCCATACGAAAAAGAATTCCGGATTACTGATTTTTCAGCGCTTCATTTTGAAGAAGTGAATTATGAAAGATTTCCGGCATTGAAACTCGCGTATAATGCTGGTAAAATAGGTGGAACAATGCCGACAGTTTTGAATGCGGCAAATGAAATTGCTGTTGCTGGCTTTTTAAATGGGCAAGTCGCTTTTTATAATATTGAAGCGCTTGTTGAAAATGCAATGAACCGTCATACTAGTATTTCTAATCCTAACTTGGATACTATTTTACAAGTTGATCAAGAAACACGAGCGTATGTAAAGACACTTTTATAG